The nucleotide window TTTTGCCGTTTGTATCATCGCCCATGGCCCGCACATGTAAACAGAGGCATGAGCCAAACTTGCATGGTGTTTCAATACGGTTTCATGTACTAGCCCGGTTTCACCTTTCCAATCTTGAATCTCATCTGAGACAACCGGAACATAATTAATATGAGGTTCTTTTTGCATTAAGTCAATAAGCCAATCATGCATGTATAGGTCATCAGCAGTGCGAACCCCCCAGTAAAACGTGATGGGCACCTGGATATTTTGACGCAAAGATTCAATCAAAAGTGCGCGTAACGGGGCAAAACCCGTACCCCCGGCAACAAAGATAATTGCTTCATGTGCCGGCATTAATGCCATTTGAGGTTTGGGGCCTTGCATGACCAAGTTATCGCCAGCTTGAACAGCAAATAGCTTTTCCATCCATTCGTTATTCGGCTGCTTACGAATATGACATTCAATCAAGCCATCTTCCCTAGGTGCGTTGGCGATTGAGAAAGGTTTGAGTTCATCGGTTTCAAAACCTAACATAATATAATCGCCTGAGGTATAGGAGATTGGGTGTTCAGGCTTTAATAGCAATTGAATGATTTGTGGCGCAAGTGTATGAACGTGAATCACTTTCATTACATGGGTTTGTGTGTCAGTGGTTGACATTAAGTTTCCTTAAAATTTAAATTCGGTCCAAACAGGAGCATGGTCAGAGGGCTTTTCCATACCTCTTACGTTATAACTGACTTCACTTTTAGTGGCTTTTTCATTGAGTGTGGCTGTCGCTAACACGGTATCGATACGCAGACCTCGTCGCGGTTCACGGTCGAATCCTTTGGAGCGGTAATCAAACCAGCTAAAGACATCATTGGTTTCTGGATGAATGGTTCTGAAGGTGTCAATCAACCCCCAGTCCAAAAGGCGTTGCCACCACTCTCTCTCTTCTGGCAAAAAGCTGGTTTTTCCATCACGCAACCAGCGTTTGCGATTAGGTTCACCAATCCCGATATCCAAATCGGTTGGAGAGATATTAAAATCACCAATCACGGCAAGTTGTTGCTTGGGGTCGCAATCGCTATTCAAATAGTCCATTAAATCTTGATAAAACTTCTCTTTAGCAGGGAATTTAACCGGATGTTCGCGGTTTTCACCCTGAGGGAAATAGCCATTGATCACTCTAACGACTTCACTATTTTCAAAAGCAAAATCTCCAATGATCATGCGTTTTTGGGCATCTTCGGTATCGCTCTTCCAACCTTTCTGTGAATCAATCAGCTCAATCCCATTGCGATACAGCAATGCCACACCGTAGTGTGTTTTTTGCCCCATATAAATCGCGTTGTATCCCATTGCATGAATCTCATCGATTGGAAACTCATGGTCTTGTACTTTGGTTTCTTGAAGGCCGATAATATCAGGTGCAATTTGGTCGGTTAAGGCTTGAAGTTGATGTAAACGTAAACGAACGCTATTGGTATTGAAAGATACGATTTTCACTGAGATTTCCAAATGGGGTTTTATGTGTCTGTTAGATGGTTATAAATTATAGCGAAAATTTAGCTTGTAGTGTCTGTAAAAGCCTGGTTGATAATGGTTTTTTATAAAACGAACACTTGCTTGAGCATATACATCTCAATCGGCATGGTTGTGCAAGAAAAGCATATTTTTAGAGTGAGGATAGAGAGCGAATCGCGCTAAATTGCGCCAAGATAATGTCGGTGCTGCCAAGCTGCTGCAAAAACGCTTTATACCTCAATCACTAAGGGGGTAAAAACAGCTATGTATTGCAACTAAATGACTTATAAAGCACCGTTTGTTGTGTTAGATTATCAATCTTGTTATCGACATTATTATATCCATCTTAAATTTTTAAAGAGAGTAGCTTTATGAGCCATGTTTATCGATTAGTGATTTCTTGTCCTGACCAGGTTGGGATTGTTGCCAAGGTTGCGGAATATATTGCTGGGCAAGGCGGCTCGATTGTCGAAGCGAATCATCATACCGATGCCAATAATGGCTGGTTTTTTATGCGCCATGAGATTTTGGCAAGCTCTTTAAACATGAGTTTACATGACTTTGAAAAAGGCTTTCAGCAAGTCGCCGATGCATTTGATATGGAGTGGTATATTTCGGATTCCGAAAAACCGAAAAAAATCGCATTATTTGCCTCTAAAGAGTCGCACTGTTTGGCGGATTTACTGCACCGTTGGCATGAGAATGAGTTGCCGGGCGAGGTGGTTTGTGTGATTGCCAATCACGATGATTTACGCTCTATGGTGGAGTGGTATAAAGTGCCGTTCCATCATGTGCCTGTAACTCCGGATACCAAGCCGCAAGCGTTTGCCGAGACCGAGGCGATTGTTGCCCAGTACGATGCGGACGTGATTGTGTTGGCCCGTTATATGCAAATTCTGCCACCACAGATGTGTCGTGATTATGCCAGCCAAGTGATCAATATCCATCACAGCTTCTTACCCTCTTTTGTCGGGGCAAAACCTTATCATCAAGCGAGTGAACGTGGTGTTAAGTTGATTGGTGCAACCTGTCACTATGTCACCGAAGACTTGGATGAAGGGCCGATTATCGAACAGGATGTGATTCGTGTGAACCACTCCAAAACCATTGAAGATTTAAAGCGACTAGGGCGTGATGTGGAAAAAACCGTGCTGGCACGTGGTTTACGTTATCACCTAGAGGATAGGGTGTTGATTCACGGCAATAAAACCGTGGTATTTGATTCTTAATGGGCGTTTTTGCCTGTTGTAAACCAAAAAGCGACCAGGCCTGGTCGCTTTCACAAACCGCGTTAAATTTGCACTGAAAAACCGCTGACAAAAGCTTTGTCAGCGATTTTTTTATCTTCAATATCTATGTACGCCACTGGCTGGGCTTTTGTTTATCGCCTCCAGTTTGTGGGTTAGGCTGTTAAGGTTATTCCAATCGCTTATTATCTTTTTGAGCGCTTCCTCCACCCCTTTACGACCAGCTAGGTGGTGCTGGTGGGCGACCTCTTGCCATGACATTTTTTTAAGAATCTTGTCACACCAGATTGTTTGTTCAACAATCGAGCTCTGACGGATAACCGGTGCAGACTGGATACTCCATTCCCAAATTCGGCTACTAATCGCCTCGTAAGGTCGTTTGTTGTTGAGGTAGTTCTGTAAGACCCTATCGAGTTTATGGTTGCGTTGCTTAAAGCGAAAGGTTTGAATGATTTGCCAAATCTGGATGGCGGATAAATTGGGTAGCGATTCCAATAAAAGATGCGGGAACTGTTGTTGAAAACGTTCCTGAATCAGCGCTAATGCTTGTCTAGCCATGGCGCTAAGCGGTTTAGTGACCACAATGTTGTGGCTACCACTCGCCTTGTCTCGCTTAACCCCCACATGCAGTGGCCAAAAATTTTGCTTGAACCAAAACGGTAGCAATTCATCACTCGCGCCAAAACTACTGCTGAGATAATCCACACGTGCGTTGGTGGCTAAGGTTTCAATCTCTTTAGTCAGCTGTAAACCAATGCCATTGCGTTGATATTCGGGGTGCACGGCAATGCGCATAAT belongs to Thiomicrorhabdus immobilis and includes:
- a CDS encoding FAD-binding oxidoreductase, with translation MSTTDTQTHVMKVIHVHTLAPQIIQLLLKPEHPISYTSGDYIMLGFETDELKPFSIANAPREDGLIECHIRKQPNNEWMEKLFAVQAGDNLVMQGPKPQMALMPAHEAIIFVAGGTGFAPLRALLIESLRQNIQVPITFYWGVRTADDLYMHDWLIDLMQKEPHINYVPVVSDEIQDWKGETGLVHETVLKHHASLAHASVYMCGPWAMIQTAKQAFIDAGLSQEKLVH
- the xthA gene encoding exodeoxyribonuclease III; amino-acid sequence: MKIVSFNTNSVRLRLHQLQALTDQIAPDIIGLQETKVQDHEFPIDEIHAMGYNAIYMGQKTHYGVALLYRNGIELIDSQKGWKSDTEDAQKRMIIGDFAFENSEVVRVINGYFPQGENREHPVKFPAKEKFYQDLMDYLNSDCDPKQQLAVIGDFNISPTDLDIGIGEPNRKRWLRDGKTSFLPEEREWWQRLLDWGLIDTFRTIHPETNDVFSWFDYRSKGFDREPRRGLRIDTVLATATLNEKATKSEVSYNVRGMEKPSDHAPVWTEFKF
- the purU gene encoding formyltetrahydrofolate deformylase, producing the protein MSHVYRLVISCPDQVGIVAKVAEYIAGQGGSIVEANHHTDANNGWFFMRHEILASSLNMSLHDFEKGFQQVADAFDMEWYISDSEKPKKIALFASKESHCLADLLHRWHENELPGEVVCVIANHDDLRSMVEWYKVPFHHVPVTPDTKPQAFAETEAIVAQYDADVIVLARYMQILPPQMCRDYASQVINIHHSFLPSFVGAKPYHQASERGVKLIGATCHYVTEDLDEGPIIEQDVIRVNHSKTIEDLKRLGRDVEKTVLARGLRYHLEDRVLIHGNKTVVFDS